From Terriglobales bacterium:
TCGCTGCTTTGTTGGCCGCGTTCCATATTGGATCAGGTGCGCTGTTGCAGGTTCAGAGCGGGGAAGTGCCGGGGCAGCCATTCAGTAATGGCCTCGCGCATAGTCGGGAGCTTGCCTTCGAAGAAGTGGTCTGCGCCTTCCACCAGGACAAATTCCTTTGGTTCGGCGGCCAATTTGAATATTTCGCGGAGATTTGCAGCCGGGGCGAACTGGTCGTGGTCGCCGCTGATCATCAGCTTCGGCTTAGTGCAAGTTGAGAGATACGAATAGGTGTAGAGACGCTCCTGGGCACTGAGCGGCGTGCCGAGCGCGATCAGTCCCACAACTCGCGGATCGGGACAGCAGGCTTTTAATCCGGTGGCAGCGCCAAAAGAGAATCCGGCAAAGATGATCGGCAGTGAGTATTCGTGCTCCAACCAGTCGAGCGCAGCCCGAATGTCATCGCGCTCCCCTCGTCCCCCATCGTGAGTTCCTTCGCTGAGTCCCGTTCCGCGGAAATTAAAACGCAGAACTGGCAATCCAAAGCCATGCAACGCCTTCGCTGCGTGATACACGACTTTGTTGTGCATCGTCCCGCCGTGCAGCGGATGAGGATGGGTAACCAGTGCAGCGAATGGCGCGCCCGGCTCACCAGCGTTCAACAAA
This genomic window contains:
- a CDS encoding alpha/beta family hydrolase, with amino-acid sequence MASAIQSIFVPGPAGKLEALLNAGEPGAPFAALVTHPHPLHGGTMHNKVVYHAAKALHGFGLPVLRFNFRGTGLSEGTHDGGRGERDDIRAALDWLEHEYSLPIIFAGFSFGAATGLKACCPDPRVVGLIALGTPLSAQERLYTYSYLSTCTKPKLMISGDHDQFAPAANLREIFKLAAEPKEFVLVEGADHFFEGKLPTMREAITEWLPRHFPALNLQQRT